From Pseudorca crassidens isolate mPseCra1 chromosome 15, mPseCra1.hap1, whole genome shotgun sequence, one genomic window encodes:
- the RAB26 gene encoding ras-related protein Rab-26 isoform X6 — MSRKKTPKSKGGRAPATSALPATHGSQPVRPGTARPGPEAPPNRPPQPGRSSLGGGGDFYDVAFKVMLVGDSGVGKTCLLVRFKDGAFLAGTFISTVGIDFRNKVLDVDGMKVKLQIWDTAGQERFRSVTHAYYRDAHGVLTGPLPPALLLLYDVTNKASFNSIQAWLTEIQEYAQHDVVLMLLGNKVDSAQERVVKREDGEKLAKVSCGWVGSQSAPGAAGPELSPPGCQRLFAGVRAAVHGDQRQDGPQCGLGFHGHSKGVEAALHESSQ, encoded by the exons ATGTCCAGGAAAAAGACCCCCAAGAGCAAGGGGGGTAGGGCGCCCGCTACCTCCGCACTGCCCGCCACCCACGGGTCCCAGCCCGTGCGCCCCGGGACTGCGCGCCCTGGCCCCGAGGCACCTCCCAACAGGCCCCCGCAGCCCGGCCGGTCTTCGcttggcggcggcggcgactTCTACGACGTCGCCTTCAAG GTCATGCTGGTGGGAGACTCGGGCGTGGGGAAGACCTGTTTACTCGTGCGCTTTAAGGATGGTGCTTTCCTGGCAGGGACCTTCATCTCCACTGTGGGCATCGACTTCAGG AACAAAGTTCTGGATGTGGATGGCATGAAGGTGAAGCTGCAG ATCTGGGACACGGCTGGCCAGGAAAGGTTCCGCAGTGTCACCCATGCCTACTACCGAGACGCTCATG GTGTCCTCACTGGCCCTCTGCCCCCAGCACTGCTGCTGCTCTATGACGTCACCAACAAGGCCTCCTTCAACAGCATCCAG GCCTGGCTGACAGAGATCCAGGAGTACGCCCAGCATGACGTGGTACTTATGCTGCTGGGGAACAAG GTGGACTCTGCCCAGGAGCGTGTGGTGAAAAGGGAGGATGGGGAGAAGCTGGCCAAGGTGAGCTGCGGTTGGGTGGGCAGCCAGAGTGCCCCTGGGGCTGCAGGGCCTGAGCTGTCCCCACCAGGTTGCCAACGGCTGTTTGCAGGAGTACGGGCTGCCGTTCATGGAGACCAGCGCCAAGATGGGCCTCAATGTGGACTTGGCTTTCATGGCCATAGCAAA GGAGTTGAAGCAGCGCTGCATGAAAGCTCCCAGTGA